A genomic window from Silene latifolia isolate original U9 population chromosome Y, ASM4854445v1, whole genome shotgun sequence includes:
- the LOC141628838 gene encoding uncharacterized protein LOC141628838 — protein sequence MEVWKELRERYAGGNAPRVHQLKSELCECKQKKDQSVVQYYTNLITIWDELASYSKVPPCTCGTASEILKEREEEKVHQFLMGLDTSLYGDIRSNLLMDDEITSLSRAYALVLREERHKAVTKGK from the coding sequence ATGGAGGTTTGGAAGGAGTTAAGGGAACGCTATGCTGGTGGTAACGCCCCAAGGGTCCATCAATTAAAATCCGAGTTATGTGAGTGTAAGCAAAAGAAAGACCAATCCGTGGTCCAATATTACACCAACCTAATTACGATTTGGGACGAATTAGCAAGTTACAGCAAGGTTCCTCCGTGCACTTGTGGCACGGCCTCCGAAATTCTCAAAGAGCGTGAAGAGGAGAAGGTGCACCAGTTTCTTATGGGGCTTGACACTAGTCTCTATGGCGACATTCGGTCAAATTTATTAATGGACGATGAAATTACGTCTTTAAGTAGAGCATATGCTCTAGTATTGAGAGAAGAAAGGCATAAGGCAGTGACCAAAGGAAAATAA